From one Caldichromatium japonicum genomic stretch:
- a CDS encoding FprA family A-type flavoprotein, which yields MTIPADMVTRTAATDGAAVEITPGVFWIGALDPGLRSFDIILKTANGTSYNSYLVRGSEGVAIIDTVKENFSMTFFRRLQSVAGYDEIRAIVLNHLEPDHSGALPELLKRAPQARLYISSRGAPMLKGLLHGDTLAYEPTQTGTTVRLGDRTLRFLQTPFLHWPDTQCTFLEEEGVLFSGDAFGCHFCDARLFNDAVGDFRFSFEYYYAHIMRPFRAHVLEALDLIEPLPVRLIAPSHGPILRDAPERYIARYRELSAPGLKNEAADEKTLLIFYLSAYGSTRAMAEAVAAGAQSMSGVRVSLYDLEGGEVAPFVDLIEEADAIAFGSPTINGDAVKPVWDLLSSLTAINVKGKIGAAFGSYGWSGEAVPMVEDRLRGLKLRVPVPGVRARLIPTPAELEACREFGVNLARHLTGRIEKRSIDMAAPT from the coding sequence ATGACCATCCCTGCGGACATGGTCACGCGCACGGCAGCGACTGACGGCGCTGCGGTCGAGATCACGCCCGGCGTTTTCTGGATCGGTGCGCTCGATCCCGGTTTGCGCAGCTTCGACATCATCCTCAAAACGGCAAACGGCACGTCCTACAACAGTTACCTCGTGCGCGGCAGCGAAGGCGTCGCCATCATCGACACCGTGAAGGAGAATTTCTCGATGACCTTCTTTCGCCGCCTCCAGTCGGTGGCCGGCTACGACGAAATCCGCGCCATCGTGCTCAACCATCTCGAACCCGACCACTCCGGCGCACTGCCGGAATTGCTCAAACGCGCACCGCAGGCGCGACTCTACATCTCCTCGCGCGGTGCTCCGATGCTCAAGGGCTTGCTGCACGGCGATACGCTCGCCTACGAGCCGACGCAGACCGGCACGACGGTGCGTCTGGGCGACCGCACGCTACGTTTTCTGCAAACGCCCTTTCTGCACTGGCCGGATACGCAATGCACTTTTCTCGAAGAAGAGGGGGTGCTGTTCTCAGGCGACGCCTTCGGCTGCCATTTCTGCGACGCACGCCTGTTCAATGACGCAGTCGGCGATTTCCGTTTCTCCTTCGAGTACTACTACGCCCATATCATGCGGCCCTTCCGCGCGCATGTGCTGGAAGCGCTCGATCTCATCGAACCGTTGCCAGTGCGGCTCATCGCGCCATCGCACGGCCCGATTCTGCGCGATGCGCCCGAACGCTACATCGCGCGCTACCGCGAACTGTCCGCTCCGGGCTTGAAGAACGAGGCGGCCGACGAAAAGACGCTGCTGATCTTCTACCTCTCCGCCTACGGCAGCACGCGTGCCATGGCCGAGGCGGTTGCCGCTGGCGCCCAATCCATGAGCGGCGTGCGTGTCTCGCTCTATGACCTCGAGGGCGGCGAGGTCGCACCCTTCGTCGACTTGATCGAGGAAGCCGACGCCATCGCTTTTGGCAGTCCGACGATCAACGGCGACGCAGTCAAGCCGGTCTGGGACCTGCTTTCCTCGCTGACCGCCATCAATGTGAAGGGCAAGATTGGCGCTGCCTTCGGCTCCTACGGCTGGAGCGGAGAGGCCGTGCCAATGGTCGAGGATCGCCTGCGCGGTCTCAAACTGCGCGTGCCGGTGCCCGGCGTACGGGCGCGTCTGATTCCGACACCTGCCGAACTCGAAGCCTGCCGAGAATTTGGCGTCAATCTTGCCCGGCACCTGACCGGGCGCATCGAAAAACGCAGTATTGACATGGCCGCACCAACCTGA
- the nifL gene encoding nitrogen fixation negative regulator NifL — protein sequence MSTTKQQADAALSPVFREAVTQADIAISITDPQANILYVNPAFERVTGFSAAEAIGRNQSMLSAKATPVALYADMWKKISAGHPWSGRLVNRRKDGGEYLADLLITPVLDAQGRISHYLGIHRDITAVHRLECQVNNQKALIESVVDAAPLAIALLDGEDCVVLDNHEYKKLMGDLGMAEPASLILDAVRANLGHGIGPAREGALAFADREIRIDPPGHRPARWFSCSGAWVKSVDEGTEAFFGRQDSLYLLLIAKEITQQRAQQEKARMAALMAMMAEENRIGGLRESLSAALFQMEGLLNVVGSVVAMLQRRGQHDSTAAALGEAVRAGEKALETLRRAIPEPSGEAAAATNLNEILRDVLDLSTGRLLAAGVTVSWKPQAVLPTIQGYPIRLRALFKALIDNALEAMNTKGWLARELTLITRTRPEGVEVVVEDSGPGIAPELHLKVFEPFFTTKPRHSGTGLAMAQQIVADHGGTIEIDPRHAAGCRLRVVLPVGAGEAAR from the coding sequence ATGAGTACAACCAAACAACAGGCCGACGCCGCCCTCAGTCCTGTGTTCCGCGAGGCTGTCACCCAGGCGGACATCGCGATCTCGATCACCGATCCGCAGGCGAACATCCTTTACGTGAATCCGGCCTTTGAGCGTGTCACGGGCTTTTCAGCCGCTGAGGCAATCGGCCGGAACCAGTCGATGCTGTCTGCGAAGGCGACGCCGGTGGCGCTTTACGCCGACATGTGGAAGAAGATTTCCGCCGGTCATCCTTGGAGCGGCCGCCTCGTCAACCGCCGCAAGGATGGCGGGGAGTATCTCGCCGACCTGCTGATCACGCCGGTGCTCGACGCACAGGGCAGGATCAGCCACTACCTCGGCATCCACCGCGACATCACGGCGGTGCATCGGCTCGAATGCCAAGTCAACAACCAAAAGGCACTGATCGAATCGGTCGTCGACGCCGCGCCGCTCGCCATCGCCCTGCTCGACGGCGAGGATTGCGTCGTCCTCGACAACCACGAGTACAAAAAGCTCATGGGCGATCTAGGCATGGCCGAGCCGGCGAGCCTGATCCTCGACGCGGTGCGCGCCAATCTCGGCCACGGTATCGGTCCGGCACGGGAAGGCGCGCTCGCCTTTGCCGACCGGGAGATCCGCATCGACCCACCTGGCCACCGCCCGGCGCGCTGGTTTTCTTGCTCCGGCGCTTGGGTGAAGAGCGTCGATGAAGGCACCGAGGCTTTCTTTGGCCGGCAAGACAGCCTCTACCTGCTCTTGATTGCCAAGGAGATCACCCAGCAGCGCGCACAGCAAGAAAAGGCGCGCATGGCTGCGCTGATGGCCATGATGGCCGAGGAAAACCGCATCGGCGGCCTGCGCGAAAGTCTGTCGGCGGCCCTGTTCCAGATGGAGGGGTTACTCAATGTCGTCGGCTCGGTGGTGGCCATGCTGCAACGGCGCGGACAGCATGACTCCACGGCCGCGGCGCTGGGCGAGGCGGTACGTGCCGGAGAAAAAGCCCTCGAGACGCTGCGGCGCGCCATTCCCGAGCCAAGCGGCGAGGCGGCGGCAGCGACCAACCTCAATGAAATCCTGCGCGATGTGCTCGATCTGTCGACCGGGCGCCTGCTTGCCGCCGGAGTGACCGTGAGCTGGAAGCCTCAGGCCGTGCTGCCGACGATCCAGGGCTATCCGATCCGCTTGCGTGCGTTGTTCAAGGCGCTCATCGACAATGCGCTCGAGGCGATGAACACCAAAGGCTGGCTGGCGCGCGAGCTGACGCTCATCACGCGCACACGGCCCGAGGGGGTCGAGGTCGTCGTCGAGGACAGCGGTCCGGGCATTGCACCCGAACTGCATCTGAAGGTATTCGAGCCTTTTTTCACGACCAAACCTCGGCACAGCGGCACGGGCCTGGCGATGGCGCAACAAATCGTCGCCGATCACGGCGGCACGATCGAGATCGACCCACGTCATGCGGCCGGCTGCCGACTGCGCGTGGTGCTGCCCGTCGGCGCCGGAGAGGCGGCGCGATGA
- the nifA gene encoding nif-specific transcriptional activator NifA, with amino-acid sequence MSVPFCHLSIEALYRVSQVLSRSLDYRQTLGEVLDALAQAGLVRGLVSIVDPVSGELAITALHGLDEAAYAPVRYQSGEGVLGIALEEGEIVAIENVGRDPRFLNRLGIYDPALPFVAAPIAAGGRRLGVLAVQPDLPAGAALEDVARFTEMVANLIGQSVRLALEVEQEKQSLAEERDSLRRTVRGKYGFDNIVGRSAKMRKVFDQVRLVAKWNTTVLIRGETGTGKELIANAIHYNSPRARGPYVRLNCAALPENLLESELFGHEKGAFTGAIGARKGRFETADGGTLFLDEIGEISPAFQAKLLRVLQEGEFERVGSTRTLKVDVRVIAATHRDLEAAVDTGDFREDLYYRLNVMPIVLPPLRERSEDIPDLARHIVERIAVQQGRRLTLQESALRRLVQYSWPGNVRELENCLERAAVMSENGVIDAELIRLDRSRPSHGNPCASPAVSPAPSLESHDEGEMSERERVIAALEQAGWVQAKAARLLGMTPRQIAYRIQILGIEVKRF; translated from the coding sequence ATGAGCGTGCCGTTTTGCCATCTTTCCATCGAGGCGCTCTATCGCGTAAGCCAGGTGCTGTCGCGCTCGCTCGACTACCGCCAGACCCTGGGCGAGGTGCTCGATGCCCTTGCCCAAGCAGGGCTCGTCCGCGGCCTCGTCAGCATCGTCGATCCCGTCAGCGGCGAGCTGGCCATCACCGCCTTGCACGGCCTAGACGAGGCGGCCTACGCGCCGGTGCGTTACCAGTCGGGCGAAGGCGTGCTCGGTATCGCACTCGAAGAAGGCGAAATCGTCGCGATCGAGAATGTCGGCCGCGACCCGCGCTTTCTCAACCGGCTCGGCATCTACGACCCCGCCCTACCCTTCGTCGCCGCGCCGATCGCCGCTGGCGGCCGCCGGCTGGGGGTGTTGGCCGTGCAGCCCGATCTGCCCGCCGGCGCCGCGCTCGAGGATGTCGCGCGCTTCACCGAAATGGTCGCCAACCTCATCGGGCAGAGCGTGCGCCTGGCACTCGAAGTCGAACAGGAAAAACAAAGCCTCGCCGAGGAGCGCGATTCCTTGCGTCGCACCGTGCGCGGCAAATACGGCTTCGACAACATCGTCGGTCGCTCGGCGAAGATGCGCAAGGTCTTCGACCAGGTGCGCCTGGTTGCGAAGTGGAACACGACGGTATTGATCCGCGGCGAGACGGGCACCGGCAAGGAGCTGATCGCCAATGCGATCCACTACAACTCGCCACGCGCGCGCGGCCCCTACGTGCGCTTGAACTGCGCGGCGCTGCCCGAGAACCTGCTCGAATCAGAGCTCTTCGGCCACGAGAAAGGCGCCTTCACCGGCGCGATCGGCGCGCGCAAAGGCCGCTTCGAGACGGCCGACGGCGGCACGCTGTTCCTCGACGAGATCGGCGAAATCTCCCCGGCCTTCCAGGCCAAGCTCTTGCGTGTCTTGCAGGAAGGCGAGTTCGAGCGCGTCGGTAGCACCCGCACGCTGAAAGTCGACGTGCGCGTGATCGCCGCCACCCACCGCGACCTCGAAGCAGCGGTCGATACCGGTGATTTCCGCGAGGACCTCTACTACCGTCTCAATGTGATGCCGATCGTGCTGCCGCCCTTGCGCGAGCGCAGTGAAGACATCCCCGATCTCGCCCGCCACATCGTCGAACGCATCGCTGTGCAGCAAGGGCGCAGGCTGACGCTGCAGGAATCAGCCCTGCGCCGGCTGGTGCAATATTCCTGGCCGGGCAACGTGCGCGAACTCGAAAACTGCCTGGAACGCGCGGCGGTGATGTCGGAGAACGGCGTCATCGACGCCGAGCTGATCCGTCTGGACCGCTCCCGTCCGTCTCATGGAAACCCGTGCGCCTCCCCTGCCGTCTCGCCAGCGCCGAGTTTGGAGTCCCACGACGAGGGCGAGATGAGCGAACGCGAACGCGTCATCGCCGCACTCGAGCAGGCCGGTTGGGTGCAGGCCAAGGCCGCGCGCCTGTTGGGCATGACGCCGCGCCAGATTGCCTATCGCATCCAGATTCTGGGGATCGAGGTCAAGCGTTTTTGA
- a CDS encoding 2Fe-2S iron-sulfur cluster-binding protein, with the protein MPKAQVTFADVGVTVTVPTGTRLIEISEKIGAGIVYGCREGECCTCLTKIISGYENLAPPSVLEDQVLKDNLAPRHHRLACQAQVLGGEIVVKPA; encoded by the coding sequence ATGCCCAAAGCCCAGGTCACCTTCGCAGACGTCGGCGTCACCGTCACCGTGCCGACCGGCACGCGCCTGATCGAGATCTCGGAAAAAATCGGCGCCGGCATTGTCTACGGCTGCCGCGAAGGCGAATGCTGCACCTGCCTGACCAAGATCATCTCGGGCTACGAGAATCTCGCGCCGCCATCGGTACTCGAGGATCAGGTGCTCAAGGACAACCTTGCACCGCGCCACCACCGGCTCGCCTGCCAAGCCCAGGTATTGGGCGGCGAAATCGTCGTCAAGCCCGCTTGA
- the draG gene encoding ADP-ribosyl-[dinitrogen reductase] hydrolase — protein MKTFSSSIPAAEVLARAQAAYLGLALGDALGATVEFMTPREIRAQFEVHRDIRGGGWLRLPPGQVTDDTTMSLALGKAILADGGRVEPLSCAQAFDAWMRAKPVDIGNTVRRNLVAFRRSGDPVAPPSEHDAGNGALMRVLPVALATFGRPEDVVAAAVRAQAHVTHNNPDSDAACIFFALTVQDAIAGEPLHALYRRRIRPFIAAHPVFAYRTRRRENPSGWVVETLQAVLQALLDTDSFEDCLIDIVNRGGDADTTGAIAGMLAGALYGIGSIPGRWRNALDPAIAAACVAQAQALLACAAEQSS, from the coding sequence ATGAAGACATTCTCGTCGAGTATCCCAGCCGCTGAGGTTCTTGCCCGCGCCCAAGCGGCCTACCTGGGCCTGGCGCTGGGCGATGCGCTTGGCGCCACCGTCGAGTTCATGACGCCGCGCGAGATTCGCGCGCAGTTCGAGGTTCACCGCGACATCCGCGGCGGCGGCTGGCTGCGGCTGCCGCCCGGTCAGGTCACCGACGATACGACGATGTCGCTCGCGCTGGGCAAGGCGATCCTCGCCGATGGCGGGCGCGTCGAGCCGCTTTCTTGCGCGCAGGCGTTCGACGCCTGGATGCGCGCCAAGCCCGTCGACATCGGCAATACCGTCAGGCGCAATCTCGTCGCCTTTCGCAGAAGCGGCGATCCGGTAGCGCCACCGTCGGAGCACGATGCCGGTAACGGCGCGCTGATGCGCGTGCTGCCGGTGGCGCTGGCCACCTTCGGGCGGCCGGAGGACGTAGTCGCTGCCGCCGTGCGAGCGCAGGCGCATGTCACGCACAACAACCCGGATTCGGACGCCGCTTGCATCTTCTTCGCGCTGACGGTGCAAGACGCTATCGCTGGTGAACCGCTGCACGCGCTTTACCGCCGGCGCATCCGTCCCTTCATCGCGGCGCATCCGGTCTTCGCCTACCGCACCCGCCGCCGCGAGAATCCGAGCGGTTGGGTGGTGGAAACCCTGCAGGCCGTGCTGCAGGCGCTGCTGGACACCGACAGCTTTGAGGACTGCCTGATCGACATCGTCAATCGCGGCGGCGATGCCGACACGACCGGCGCGATCGCCGGTATGCTGGCCGGGGCGCTCTATGGAATCGGGTCTATTCCCGGACGCTGGCGCAACGCGCTGGATCCAGCCATCGCCGCGGCATGCGTGGCTCAGGCGCAAGCGTTGCTCGCTTGCGCGGCAGAGCAGTCAAGCTGA
- the rsxA gene encoding electron transport complex subunit RsxA, whose translation MSEYLILLVTTALVNNVVLIKFLGLCPFMGVSKNMDSALGMGMATTFVITLASAATWMLEHWLLQPFDLGFLRILTFILVIAATVQFVEMVVKKSSPELYQSLGIYLPLITTNCAVLGIALLNVMEKSSFVHSMVAGFGSALGFTLVLLIFAGLRERLALARVPAAFAGAPISFVLASLLALAFMGFSGLNFK comes from the coding sequence ATGAGCGAATACCTGATCCTTCTCGTAACGACAGCCCTCGTGAATAACGTGGTGCTCATCAAGTTCCTCGGGCTATGCCCGTTCATGGGCGTGTCGAAGAACATGGATAGCGCGCTGGGCATGGGCATGGCGACGACCTTCGTCATTACACTCGCCTCGGCGGCAACCTGGATGCTCGAGCACTGGCTGCTGCAGCCCTTTGACCTCGGTTTTCTGCGCATCCTCACCTTCATCCTCGTCATCGCTGCGACGGTGCAGTTCGTCGAGATGGTCGTGAAAAAGAGCAGCCCCGAGCTCTATCAGTCACTCGGCATTTATCTTCCGCTCATCACCACCAATTGCGCGGTGCTGGGCATCGCGCTGCTCAACGTGATGGAAAAGAGCAGCTTCGTACACAGCATGGTCGCCGGCTTCGGCTCGGCGCTCGGTTTCACGCTGGTGCTTTTGATCTTCGCCGGCCTGCGCGAGCGGCTGGCGCTCGCGCGCGTGCCCGCTGCTTTCGCCGGTGCGCCGATCAGCTTCGTGCTGGCGAGCCTCTTGGCGCTCGCCTTCATGGGTTTTTCAGGCTTGAACTTCAAGTAA
- a CDS encoding 2Fe-2S iron-sulfur cluster-binding protein — protein sequence MPLITFSSPLHKDKTVYAAAGSHTQTILQIAKDNHIPIDFSCSDGECGTCLVKVKRIDPKKPPLANPLTEREIKVLKELGKITQAEIDQMMVDDIAPNEWRLACQMVVRDEDILVEYPSR from the coding sequence ATGCCACTCATTACCTTTTCCAGCCCTCTGCACAAAGACAAGACCGTCTATGCCGCCGCCGGCAGCCATACGCAAACTATCCTGCAGATCGCCAAGGACAACCATATTCCCATCGACTTTTCCTGCAGCGACGGCGAATGCGGCACCTGCCTGGTCAAGGTCAAACGCATCGATCCCAAAAAACCGCCGCTCGCCAACCCGCTCACCGAGCGCGAGATCAAGGTGCTCAAAGAGCTGGGCAAGATCACCCAGGCGGAGATCGACCAGATGATGGTCGATGACATCGCGCCCAACGAATGGCGGCTCGCCTGCCAGATGGTGGTGCGCGATGAAGACATTCTCGTCGAGTATCCCAGCCGCTGA
- the rsxC gene encoding electron transport complex subunit RsxC, giving the protein MGLMEKFLALIEATHWGVHPHDHKRPAADAPLRCLPLPERLFVPLQQHIGAAARPIVLAGQKVKKGQLIAEAQGATSAAIHAPTSGTVAAIRDVTAPHPSGLPVAAIIIEADGEDAWIETEPVDPFTLSAQEITQRIAAAGVVGLGGATFPSALKLGLALKAKIHTLILNGGECEPYLSCDDRLMRDAAPEIVTGIRLMMRATGARRALVGIEDNKPEAIAAMREAARPWHEIGVRPVPSRYPMGSEKHLFSTLTGQEVPADGRTTDLGVLVHNVGTAYAVYEALGKGRPLVERIVTVNGGAIAFPGNIRVPVGALVEEVLAFARLKAAPARLVMGGPMMGSLLPHARVPVVKGTSGVLALTAAETAAHEAGPCIRCSSCVRACPVGLLPLEMSARIAAGALSAAVDLGLKDCIACGCCAYVCPSHIPLVQYFNHAKGELAAQARAQLRNEAAKRLASLRAERLEREAKEKAEAAARRKAERMAQKAAEAAAAVGKAAESETTA; this is encoded by the coding sequence ATGGGCCTGATGGAAAAATTTCTCGCGCTGATCGAAGCGACCCATTGGGGCGTGCATCCGCACGACCACAAGCGCCCCGCCGCTGATGCGCCCTTACGCTGCCTGCCTCTGCCCGAGCGGCTCTTTGTTCCGCTACAACAGCATATTGGCGCGGCCGCACGGCCTATCGTGCTCGCGGGGCAGAAAGTAAAAAAAGGACAGCTCATCGCCGAGGCGCAAGGCGCAACCTCCGCCGCGATCCACGCGCCGACCTCGGGAACGGTTGCAGCCATCCGTGATGTCACCGCACCCCATCCATCGGGGCTGCCCGTCGCCGCGATCATCATCGAGGCAGATGGCGAGGATGCCTGGATCGAGACGGAGCCCGTCGATCCCTTCACGCTGTCAGCGCAGGAAATCACGCAGCGCATCGCCGCCGCCGGCGTGGTGGGGCTGGGCGGCGCGACCTTTCCCTCGGCGCTCAAGCTCGGCCTCGCCCTCAAGGCGAAGATTCATACACTGATTTTGAACGGCGGCGAGTGCGAACCCTATCTTTCCTGCGATGACCGTCTCATGCGCGATGCCGCCCCGGAAATCGTCACAGGCATTCGCCTGATGATGCGAGCGACCGGCGCGCGACGGGCGCTCGTCGGCATCGAGGACAACAAGCCCGAAGCCATCGCTGCGATGCGCGAGGCCGCACGGCCCTGGCACGAGATCGGCGTGAGACCGGTGCCATCGCGCTATCCGATGGGTTCGGAAAAACACCTGTTCTCGACCCTCACAGGCCAGGAAGTGCCCGCCGACGGGCGCACCACGGATCTTGGCGTTTTGGTGCATAACGTCGGTACGGCCTACGCGGTGTATGAGGCGTTAGGCAAGGGGCGTCCGCTCGTCGAGCGCATCGTCACCGTCAATGGCGGCGCCATCGCCTTTCCCGGCAACATCCGCGTGCCAGTCGGCGCGCTCGTCGAGGAGGTGCTGGCTTTCGCCCGTCTCAAGGCGGCGCCGGCACGACTCGTGATGGGTGGGCCGATGATGGGCAGCTTGCTACCGCACGCGCGCGTGCCCGTCGTCAAGGGCACGAGCGGCGTTCTCGCGCTGACCGCCGCCGAGACCGCCGCGCACGAAGCCGGCCCCTGCATCCGCTGTTCTTCGTGTGTGCGCGCCTGCCCGGTTGGGCTCTTGCCGCTTGAAATGTCGGCGCGTATTGCCGCCGGGGCGCTATCCGCCGCCGTCGATCTCGGCCTCAAGGATTGCATCGCCTGCGGTTGCTGCGCCTATGTCTGCCCGTCGCACATCCCGCTGGTGCAGTATTTCAACCATGCCAAGGGCGAACTCGCTGCGCAGGCCCGCGCACAACTGCGCAACGAGGCCGCCAAGCGCCTTGCCTCCCTGCGCGCCGAGCGCCTCGAGCGCGAAGCGAAGGAAAAGGCCGAGGCCGCCGCACGCCGCAAGGCTGAGCGCATGGCGCAAAAGGCTGCCGAGGCCGCTGCCGCGGTCGGCAAGGCAGCAGAAAGCGAGACGACGGCATGA
- the nifB gene encoding nitrogenase cofactor biosynthesis protein NifB — MHALPEDIRRRIENHPCYSEEAHHHFARMHVAVAPACNIQCHYCNRKYDCANESRPGVVSELLTPEQAVKKTLVVAAAIPQLSVLGIAGPGDPLANPERTFATFRLLAEKAPDIKLCVSTNGLALPQYVEELARHNIDHVTITINCIDPDVGAQIYPWIFWRNKRVRGRAAAEILIEQQQKGLEMLVAKGVLVKVNSVMIPGVNDEHLKEVSKVVKAKGAFLHNVMPLIAAAEHGTFYGLMGQRSPTPEELKALQDACEGEMNMMRHCRQCRADAVGLLGEDRGAEFTMDKVEAMELTDEFLAAALARRVALREKIAAERAAKQAKAHAPQQAVITLHRPVQKSAPAGGHTSEGRPVLMAVAAKGGLIAEHFGHAREFLVYEVTGAGAKLVGHRKTDRYCSGDDTCGEAVDVLGNTIEALKDCEVVLCSKIGYEPWSRLEAAGIQPNGEHPMEEIEPACVAVWHEMLKAGKLMQLAPERQCA; from the coding sequence ATGCACGCCCTGCCGGAGGATATCCGTCGGCGTATCGAGAACCATCCCTGTTATTCGGAGGAAGCGCACCACCACTTCGCGCGCATGCACGTTGCCGTGGCGCCAGCCTGCAACATCCAGTGCCATTACTGCAACCGCAAATACGACTGTGCCAACGAGTCGCGTCCCGGCGTCGTTTCGGAACTGTTGACGCCTGAACAAGCCGTCAAGAAGACGCTGGTCGTTGCCGCTGCCATTCCGCAGCTCTCCGTGCTCGGCATCGCCGGGCCGGGTGATCCGCTCGCCAACCCGGAGCGCACCTTTGCGACCTTCCGCCTGCTCGCCGAAAAAGCGCCGGACATCAAGCTGTGCGTGTCGACCAATGGCCTGGCGCTCCCCCAGTATGTCGAGGAGCTGGCCCGACACAACATCGACCATGTCACGATCACGATCAACTGCATCGATCCGGATGTCGGCGCGCAGATCTATCCGTGGATCTTCTGGCGCAACAAACGCGTGCGCGGACGCGCGGCAGCGGAAATCCTCATCGAACAGCAGCAAAAGGGCCTGGAGATGCTGGTCGCCAAAGGCGTTTTGGTCAAGGTTAACTCGGTGATGATCCCCGGCGTCAACGACGAACACCTCAAGGAAGTCTCCAAGGTCGTCAAGGCCAAGGGAGCGTTTCTCCACAACGTCATGCCGCTGATCGCGGCGGCCGAGCATGGAACCTTCTACGGCCTGATGGGGCAAAGGAGCCCGACGCCGGAAGAGCTCAAGGCCCTGCAGGACGCCTGCGAGGGCGAAATGAACATGATGCGCCACTGCCGCCAGTGCCGCGCCGACGCGGTTGGATTGCTCGGCGAGGATCGCGGCGCGGAATTCACGATGGACAAGGTCGAGGCGATGGAACTGACCGACGAGTTTCTCGCGGCGGCGCTGGCGCGGCGCGTGGCGCTACGCGAGAAAATCGCCGCCGAGCGGGCAGCGAAGCAGGCGAAAGCCCACGCACCGCAGCAGGCTGTCATCACCCTGCATCGCCCGGTACAAAAGTCGGCGCCGGCGGGAGGGCACACGAGCGAAGGACGTCCCGTCCTGATGGCCGTCGCGGCGAAAGGCGGGCTGATCGCCGAACACTTTGGCCATGCGCGGGAATTTCTCGTCTATGAGGTGACGGGTGCCGGCGCGAAACTCGTCGGCCACCGCAAGACCGATCGCTATTGCAGCGGCGACGATACCTGCGGCGAAGCGGTGGATGTGCTCGGCAACACGATCGAGGCCCTCAAGGACTGCGAGGTCGTGCTGTGCTCGAAAATCGGCTATGAGCCTTGGAGCCGGCTGGAGGCCGCCGGCATCCAGCCCAACGGTGAGCACCCGATGGAAGAAATCGAGCCGGCCTGTGTGGCCGTCTGGCACGAGATGCTCAAGGCCGGAAAGCTTATGCAGCTCGCACCGGAAAGGCAGTGTGCGTGA
- a CDS encoding RnfABCDGE type electron transport complex subunit B, whose translation MTAAILSLTLLGLVLGFGLGFAAKKFAVEADAEVAAIEALMPGTNCGQCGFPGCPGAATAIAKGEAPPTICPPGGKALVEALAKLLGISVDLSAVADEGPKIAVVQEEICIGCCRCLKECPTDAIIGAAKQIHSVLREACTGCAKCVDRCPTEALKMEPVPVTLQHWVWPKPQQDVSAWA comes from the coding sequence ATGACCGCCGCCATCCTCTCGCTCACCCTTCTCGGCCTCGTCTTGGGTTTTGGCCTCGGTTTTGCGGCAAAAAAGTTCGCCGTCGAGGCCGATGCAGAAGTCGCCGCCATCGAGGCGCTGATGCCGGGCACAAACTGCGGCCAGTGCGGCTTTCCCGGCTGCCCCGGCGCAGCGACCGCCATCGCAAAGGGCGAGGCGCCTCCGACGATCTGCCCGCCCGGCGGCAAGGCGCTCGTCGAGGCGCTCGCCAAGCTCTTGGGCATCAGCGTGGATCTGTCGGCCGTCGCCGATGAGGGACCGAAGATCGCTGTCGTGCAGGAGGAAATCTGTATCGGCTGCTGCCGCTGCCTCAAGGAATGTCCAACGGACGCCATCATCGGCGCCGCCAAGCAAATCCACAGCGTGCTGCGCGAAGCCTGCACAGGCTGCGCCAAGTGCGTCGACCGCTGCCCGACCGAGGCGCTCAAGATGGAGCCTGTGCCCGTCACCCTACAGCACTGGGTCTGGCCCAAACCGCAACAGGACGTATCGGCATGGGCCTGA
- a CDS encoding ferredoxin: protein MALEIVASCINCWACLPLCPNHAIVEAKPHFRIDATRCTECVGEYADPQCASICPIEGAIVDELNEPLNPPGSLTGIPPARWAAVRREISAR, encoded by the coding sequence ATGGCGCTCGAAATCGTCGCAAGCTGTATCAATTGCTGGGCCTGCCTGCCGCTGTGCCCGAATCATGCCATCGTCGAAGCCAAACCTCACTTCCGGATTGACGCCACCCGGTGCACCGAATGCGTCGGCGAGTACGCCGATCCGCAGTGTGCGTCGATCTGCCCGATCGAGGGCGCGATCGTCGATGAACTGAACGAGCCGCTCAACCCGCCCGGCTCGCTGACCGGCATTCCGCCCGCGCGCTGGGCGGCAGTGCGGCGCGAAATCTCCGCAAGGTAA